Proteins encoded within one genomic window of Episyrphus balteatus chromosome 1, idEpiBalt1.1, whole genome shotgun sequence:
- the LOC129907424 gene encoding protein 5NUC-like, which translates to MKRFVVLAVLGIALLSSEATPVSKSNSIEFLILHNNDMHARFEQTSVSGGKCSQGDENTNKCYGGFARTAHEIRKFRDEAKSTGPPILYLNAGDTYTGTPWFTIFKDNITAAFLNKLSPDAISLGNHEFDEGVEGLVPFLNKVKFPVLAANLDLSKEPELLSAKSLMKSIILEVSGIRVGVIGYVTPETKLLTLKNNVEFKDEIRSIK; encoded by the exons ATGAAAAGATTTGTTGTCCTTGCCGTACTAGGCATTGCGTTGCTCTCATCAGAAGCTACTCCCGTATCTAAATCTAATTCAATTGAATTCCTCATATTACACAACAATGATATGCATGCTCGGTTTGAACAAACCAGTGTAAGTGGAGGAAAATGTTCGCAAGGAGACGAGAATACCAACAAATGTTATGGTGGTTTTGCAAGGACTGCACACGA aattcGTAAATTCCGGGACGAAGCGAAATCAACTGGACCTCCAATACTGTATTTGAATGCAGGAGACACATATACCGGGACTCCATGGTTTACCATATTTAAAGACAACATAACAGCAGcgtttttaaacaaactttCTCCTGATGCCATT tCCTTAGGAAATCATGAGTTCGATGAAGGCGTCGAAGGATTAGTTccctttttaaataaagtcaaaTTTCCTGTACTTGCTGCAAATTTAGATCTTTCTAAGGAACCGGAACTTTTATCGGCAAAAAGTCTTATGAAATCCATTATTCTAGAGGTATCAGGAATCAGAGTAGGTGTAATTGGATATGTTACACCTGAAACAAAACTTCTCACTTTAAAAAACAATGTAGAATTCAAAGACGAAATAAGATCCATTAAGTAA